One Glycocaulis abyssi DNA window includes the following coding sequences:
- a CDS encoding thiolase family protein, with protein sequence MDSIFITGAAMTALGKHPERSVKDLTREAVTGALADAGLTPERIEAALFSNTRQPMLEGQNAVRGEIALAPLGIEGIAIVNVENACASGSSAVALGAAMIRAGEAETVLVVGAEKMVFPDRTEQIMAAFRGGTDIERIEETASAMAALGASLIPADAAEAPRSFFMDIYAGIARAHMEAFGTTREQLAMAAAKNHTHAAANPNAQYRTPFTMDQVLADKPVIWPLTRAMCAPVSDGAAALVLQSASAAKGNKRAVRLAGMGWTTARARAIDDWDGHLGKRAADLAYEAASLGPADMHIAEVHDATSFAEILQIENLGLCPRGQGGPFTASGATARGGRIPVNAGGGLVAKGHPVGATGIIQLAEMCAQLRGEAGSMQVEGARAGVCENGGGFLGVEEAVTLVTVLTV encoded by the coding sequence AACGCTCGGTGAAAGACCTGACGCGCGAAGCGGTAACGGGCGCGCTTGCCGATGCCGGCCTGACGCCAGAGCGCATTGAAGCCGCCCTCTTCTCCAACACACGCCAGCCCATGCTTGAGGGTCAGAACGCGGTGCGTGGCGAGATCGCCCTTGCGCCCCTCGGTATCGAGGGCATCGCCATCGTCAATGTGGAAAACGCCTGCGCGTCCGGCTCCTCTGCCGTGGCGCTGGGCGCTGCCATGATCCGTGCGGGCGAAGCCGAGACCGTGCTGGTTGTTGGCGCGGAAAAGATGGTCTTCCCCGACCGCACCGAACAGATCATGGCCGCTTTCCGCGGCGGCACAGATATCGAACGCATCGAGGAAACCGCCAGCGCGATGGCAGCTCTGGGTGCCAGCCTGATACCGGCAGATGCCGCAGAAGCGCCCCGCAGCTTTTTCATGGACATCTATGCCGGCATCGCCCGCGCCCACATGGAAGCGTTTGGCACAACGCGCGAGCAGCTCGCCATGGCCGCCGCCAAGAACCACACCCACGCCGCCGCCAACCCGAATGCGCAATATCGCACACCCTTCACGATGGATCAGGTATTGGCGGACAAGCCGGTGATATGGCCGCTGACGCGCGCCATGTGTGCACCCGTCAGCGATGGCGCAGCGGCCCTCGTGCTGCAATCGGCGAGCGCCGCAAAAGGCAATAAGCGCGCCGTCAGGCTCGCAGGCATGGGCTGGACGACGGCCCGCGCGCGCGCCATCGATGACTGGGACGGGCATCTGGGCAAGCGCGCGGCTGATCTGGCGTACGAGGCGGCGAGCCTTGGCCCTGCCGACATGCATATCGCCGAGGTTCACGACGCGACAAGCTTTGCCGAAATCCTGCAGATCGAAAATCTGGGGCTCTGCCCGCGCGGGCAAGGCGGGCCGTTCACAGCCTCCGGCGCGACGGCGCGCGGCGGCCGCATTCCGGTCAATGCCGGGGGCGGACTGGTCGCCAAGGGTCATCCCGTCGGCGCCACAGGGATTATCCAGCTCGCGGAAATGTGTGCCCAGCTGCGAGGGGAAGCAGGCAGTATGCAGGTTGAAGGCGCGCGCGCTGGCGTTTGCGAGAATGGCGGCGGGTTTCTGGGGGTGGAGGAGGCCGTCACGCTGGTGACGGTGCTTACAGTATGA
- a CDS encoding class I adenylate-forming enzyme family protein → MKLDTLNTHPVALFWDAARRFPDHGAACEYDSEGRLIGRIGFYALSERVRSLAAHLASRFPPGARIALSAPNTIDHVAAYLAIQSAGLVWVPLNPSNGPQLNAAALETVKADLVLAGRAEADILRSCAPEVETIPADLPPAPGFEPLVRTPEDTMAIKFTGGSTGEPKGVIQSNRSVMANIINMEDRFGAEGAPVFLACSPLTHGASHFVLPVLARGGRLVLVHKSDPNLLLRLLHDEAVTESFMAPTLILRLCALMDRPVNAPALRRIIYGAAPMPADQLLRAQRTFGPRIAGLYGQTEAPMTIAAITEAELAEPGLANSVGKAGRVCEIAIIGHEGETLRPGQTGEITVKGPLLMDGYLGNRTRTQDTLRRGWLHTGDLGHLDRDGYLFITGRASDMLISGGYNIHPAEIEAALLTLPGIDEACAFAVPDPQWGERLEAAVTPVRGQTLDGAQLMPLARELLGPVKSPKAIHVLARLPRNPVGKVTRSSVRSVVYPSSPDQHASTT, encoded by the coding sequence ATGAAGCTCGACACGCTGAACACCCACCCCGTCGCCCTGTTCTGGGACGCGGCACGCCGCTTTCCAGACCACGGCGCAGCGTGCGAGTACGATTCCGAGGGCCGTCTGATCGGGCGGATCGGCTTCTATGCCCTGTCTGAACGGGTGCGCAGCCTGGCCGCCCATCTGGCCAGCCGGTTCCCGCCCGGCGCGCGTATCGCCCTGTCGGCGCCCAACACGATCGACCATGTGGCGGCCTATCTGGCGATCCAATCGGCGGGTCTGGTCTGGGTCCCGCTAAACCCCAGCAATGGCCCGCAGCTTAACGCCGCCGCGCTGGAGACGGTGAAGGCCGATCTTGTGCTGGCCGGACGGGCAGAGGCGGACATCCTGCGTTCATGCGCGCCGGAGGTGGAAACCATCCCGGCTGACCTGCCGCCCGCTCCCGGCTTTGAGCCACTGGTGCGTACGCCCGAAGACACGATGGCCATCAAGTTCACCGGCGGGTCCACCGGCGAACCCAAGGGCGTGATCCAGTCCAACCGCTCGGTGATGGCCAATATCATCAATATGGAGGATCGGTTTGGCGCAGAGGGCGCGCCGGTATTCCTCGCCTGCTCTCCCCTCACCCATGGCGCATCGCACTTCGTCCTGCCGGTGCTGGCGCGCGGCGGGCGGCTGGTGCTGGTCCACAAAAGCGACCCGAACCTGCTTTTGCGCCTGCTGCATGACGAGGCGGTGACGGAAAGCTTCATGGCACCGACCCTGATCCTGCGCCTGTGCGCCCTGATGGACCGACCGGTAAACGCTCCGGCGCTAAGGCGCATCATTTACGGGGCTGCCCCGATGCCCGCCGACCAGTTGCTGCGCGCCCAGCGCACGTTCGGCCCGCGCATTGCCGGACTTTATGGCCAGACCGAAGCACCCATGACCATCGCGGCCATCACCGAGGCCGAGCTGGCAGAGCCAGGGCTTGCCAATTCCGTCGGCAAGGCGGGACGCGTGTGCGAGATCGCCATTATCGGCCATGAGGGCGAGACACTTCGCCCCGGCCAGACGGGCGAGATTACGGTCAAGGGACCGCTGCTGATGGATGGATATCTGGGCAACAGGACGCGCACCCAGGACACGCTGCGCCGGGGATGGCTGCACACGGGCGATCTGGGACATCTCGACCGTGACGGCTATCTGTTCATCACCGGACGGGCCAGCGACATGCTGATTTCCGGCGGCTACAACATCCATCCGGCAGAAATTGAGGCCGCGCTGCTGACCCTGCCCGGCATTGATGAGGCGTGTGCCTTTGCGGTGCCCGACCCGCAATGGGGAGAACGGCTGGAAGCCGCTGTCACACCCGTTCGCGGCCAGACCCTTGATGGCGCGCAGCTCATGCCGCTCGCGCGCGAGCTGCTGGGGCCGGTAAAATCGCCCAAGGCGATCCACGTCCTGGCGCGCCTGCCGCGCAATCCGGTTGGCAAGGTGACACGCTCCAGCGTACGCAGCGTCGTGTATCCCTCTTCACCGGACCAGCACGCCAGCACGACATGA
- a CDS encoding PaaI family thioesterase: MTLPDRLMHHFGSDEAHKRFWGLLDARVLELGDGRTRLEIPVAKHWLNLNNAVHGGASAGWLDQVAGLATNTLCGPGEVFVTATANLQYRRPFAPDDGPALASAEVTARTGRKATTRARIANRHGDVTLEGEFLFILTARRETVTQPPAHHAD; this comes from the coding sequence ATGACCCTGCCCGACCGCCTGATGCATCATTTTGGCAGCGACGAAGCGCACAAGCGCTTCTGGGGGCTGCTGGACGCGCGCGTGCTGGAACTGGGAGACGGGCGTACACGGCTGGAAATTCCGGTCGCGAAACACTGGCTGAATCTCAATAACGCTGTCCATGGCGGGGCGAGTGCCGGCTGGCTGGATCAGGTGGCGGGCCTTGCCACCAACACGCTGTGCGGCCCCGGAGAGGTCTTCGTGACGGCAACGGCCAACCTGCAATACCGCCGCCCGTTTGCGCCAGATGACGGCCCAGCCCTTGCCAGCGCGGAAGTCACCGCCAGGACGGGCCGCAAGGCAACCACCCGCGCGCGTATCGCCAACAGGCACGGCGATGTGACGCTGGAAGGCGAGTTTCTGTTCATCCTGACGGCGCGGCGCGAAACCGTGACGCAGCCGCCTGCCCATCACGCAGATTGA
- a CDS encoding cytochrome c family protein: MIRPAALTSLAMALMLAACGDSDAPAPAPQPQTHGGAPETTATPQEAAAILATLGEPYASANLDNGRRLFRRCASCHTLGSGERHLVGPNLHGMFGREAGGAEGFRFSRALEQADFVWTKAELDEWLANPRTYLPGNRMSFAGLRNDADRNDLIAFLAVETRR; this comes from the coding sequence ATGATCCGACCGGCAGCTTTGACCTCTCTGGCGATGGCCTTGATGCTCGCAGCCTGCGGAGACAGCGACGCCCCCGCCCCGGCACCGCAGCCCCAGACCCATGGCGGCGCACCGGAGACCACTGCAACGCCGCAGGAGGCCGCCGCCATCCTTGCAACGCTGGGCGAGCCTTACGCCTCTGCCAATCTGGATAATGGCCGGCGCCTGTTCCGGCGCTGCGCCTCCTGCCACACGCTGGGCAGTGGCGAACGCCATCTGGTTGGCCCCAACCTGCATGGCATGTTCGGGCGCGAAGCCGGCGGGGCGGAGGGCTTCCGCTTCTCGCGCGCACTGGAGCAGGCCGATTTCGTCTGGACCAAGGCCGAGCTGGACGAGTGGCTGGCCAATCCGCGCACCTATCTGCCCGGCAACCGGATGAGCTTTGCGGGCCTGCGCAATGATGCCGACCGCAACGACCTCATCGCTTTCCTCGCGGTAGAGACGCGGCGCTAG
- a CDS encoding efflux RND transporter permease subunit encodes MTLSDIAVRRPVIAFVASAMIVVFGILGIRDLPLRELPDVDQPVVSVRADFPGANAEVMENQVTQPIEGALGGIEGIDTIRSRSEDGESRISITFRLGRDLEAAANDVREAVARARRQLPPDVEEVIVTKQDSDARPFLWYNLMSESMTAEELTDYADRFLVDRFSVIDGIARVQIGGQRRYAMRIWLDPQAMAARQLTVADIESALRAENVELPGGSLETVSSQLVVRVERLFATEDSFRRLPITRGDGHIIRLGEIADVELAAEQERALFRGNGQNMIGIGFVRQSRSNAVAVSDAIRAEAARVSPQLPEGMELLNASDDTVFIRESINEVWRTLAVAATLVVLVIYLFLGSFRAAVIPAAVVPVCLIGVFAVLAAFGFSINILTLLALVLAIGLVVDDSIVVMENIQRRVDLGEPPKLASLQGARQVFFAVIATTATLVAVFVPLVVLPGLIGRIFTELAVAITGAVVLSSFVALTLSPMMSSKLVRPSQDVRGPARWVDKAVGKLRNAYRESLDVVLTLPWLIIPFIVTAVGGSVFLFNQLPSELTPPEDRGNFFSRFSAADGASFEYTAEQAALIEDILMEYVEAGELRRVLIVVPGFGGGAGFSSGIVIGTMTPWGERRPGMEIVNEVNQRLGQLTGVRAFASMRSTLGGGGGGGDDIQFVLQGPDYDLIDREADRLIATIEETNPGLLRARKDYEPTSPRLVVDIDRERAAALGVSVSDIGRTLQTHLGSRRMGQFIDRGEAYNVIAENRREQRSSQSDLEMLYVRGGAGELIPLSNLVSLRETGEAQARNRLSRQRSITVSATLSDTYTLGEAIDWLDSYARAELPADMATEYVGSAREFLESNNAMLFAFGMALLIVFLVLAAQFESFIQPLIIMLTVPLAVAGGLFGLYMAGSSLNIYSQIGLIILVGLAAKNGILIVEFANQMREEGMSVAEATLEAAATRFRPILMTGISTAIGAFPLVMAYGPGSESRITIGVVIFTGVLVATLFTLFVVPTAYAVFGKYTKTPNWVSRQLEKEARERGQSLGGSGTIQQPAE; translated from the coding sequence ATGACACTCTCCGACATAGCCGTCCGCCGTCCGGTTATCGCATTTGTTGCCAGCGCCATGATTGTGGTGTTCGGCATTCTGGGTATCCGCGATCTGCCGCTGCGCGAACTGCCTGACGTGGACCAGCCTGTTGTATCGGTGCGCGCGGATTTTCCCGGCGCCAATGCCGAGGTCATGGAAAATCAGGTAACCCAGCCCATTGAAGGCGCGCTGGGCGGTATTGAAGGCATTGATACGATCCGTTCGCGCTCGGAGGACGGCGAGTCGCGCATCTCCATAACCTTCCGCCTCGGACGGGACCTTGAAGCGGCTGCGAACGATGTACGCGAAGCGGTGGCGCGCGCCCGGCGGCAATTGCCCCCGGACGTGGAAGAGGTGATCGTCACCAAGCAGGACTCCGACGCCCGGCCCTTCCTCTGGTACAATCTCATGTCGGAATCGATGACGGCTGAAGAGCTGACCGATTATGCCGACCGTTTCCTGGTTGACCGGTTTTCCGTCATTGACGGCATTGCGCGTGTGCAGATTGGCGGACAGCGCCGCTATGCCATGCGTATCTGGCTTGACCCGCAAGCCATGGCGGCGCGTCAGCTGACAGTCGCCGATATCGAGAGCGCGCTGCGCGCGGAGAATGTCGAATTGCCGGGCGGATCGCTGGAGACCGTGTCCAGCCAGCTCGTGGTGCGGGTGGAGCGCCTGTTCGCGACCGAGGACAGCTTCCGCCGGCTGCCGATAACGCGCGGTGATGGCCATATTATCAGGCTGGGCGAGATTGCCGATGTGGAACTTGCCGCCGAGCAGGAGCGCGCTCTGTTCCGGGGCAATGGCCAGAACATGATCGGTATTGGCTTCGTCCGCCAGAGCCGGTCGAACGCCGTGGCCGTGTCCGACGCAATCCGCGCCGAGGCGGCACGCGTCAGCCCCCAACTGCCCGAAGGCATGGAGCTGCTCAACGCCTCCGATGACACGGTGTTCATCCGGGAGTCCATCAACGAGGTGTGGCGCACGCTGGCCGTTGCCGCGACGCTGGTTGTGCTGGTCATCTACCTGTTTCTCGGCAGCTTCCGCGCCGCCGTCATTCCGGCTGCCGTGGTGCCGGTCTGCCTGATCGGCGTGTTCGCGGTGCTCGCCGCCTTCGGGTTCTCCATCAATATCCTCACCCTTCTGGCGCTTGTGCTGGCGATCGGACTGGTGGTCGACGATTCCATTGTGGTGATGGAAAATATCCAGCGCCGGGTGGATCTGGGCGAACCGCCCAAGCTGGCCTCCTTGCAGGGCGCGCGGCAGGTCTTCTTTGCCGTCATCGCAACCACGGCCACTCTGGTGGCGGTCTTCGTTCCGCTGGTTGTGCTGCCCGGTCTTATCGGGCGCATCTTCACTGAGCTGGCTGTGGCGATCACTGGCGCGGTGGTCCTGTCCAGCTTCGTCGCGCTTACCCTGTCACCGATGATGAGCTCCAAGCTGGTTCGTCCGAGCCAGGATGTGCGCGGTCCGGCGCGCTGGGTCGACAAGGCTGTCGGCAAGCTGCGCAACGCCTACCGGGAATCGCTCGACGTGGTGCTGACGCTGCCCTGGCTGATTATCCCGTTCATTGTGACGGCCGTGGGCGGGTCGGTCTTCCTGTTCAACCAGCTTCCCAGCGAGCTTACACCGCCTGAAGACCGGGGCAATTTCTTCAGCCGGTTCAGTGCCGCAGACGGTGCCAGCTTCGAGTATACCGCCGAGCAGGCGGCCCTGATCGAAGACATCCTCATGGAGTATGTCGAGGCGGGCGAACTGCGGCGCGTGCTGATTGTCGTGCCGGGGTTTGGTGGCGGCGCGGGGTTCTCGAGCGGGATTGTGATTGGCACGATGACACCCTGGGGGGAACGCCGTCCGGGCATGGAGATTGTCAACGAGGTCAATCAGCGCCTGGGTCAGCTGACCGGTGTACGCGCCTTCGCGTCGATGCGTTCCACCCTTGGCGGTGGTGGCGGCGGTGGAGACGACATCCAGTTCGTCCTGCAAGGTCCCGATTACGACCTGATTGACCGGGAAGCCGACCGGCTGATTGCGACCATCGAGGAGACCAATCCGGGCCTTCTGCGCGCCCGCAAGGATTATGAGCCGACCTCGCCGCGCCTTGTCGTTGATATCGACCGGGAGCGGGCGGCGGCGCTGGGCGTGTCGGTGTCCGATATCGGGCGCACCCTGCAGACCCATCTGGGTTCGCGGCGCATGGGCCAGTTCATCGACCGGGGCGAAGCCTACAATGTCATTGCCGAGAACCGCCGCGAGCAGCGCTCCAGCCAGTCGGATCTGGAGATGCTCTATGTGCGCGGGGGGGCAGGTGAGCTGATCCCGCTTTCCAACCTGGTATCCTTGCGCGAGACCGGCGAGGCACAGGCCCGCAACCGTCTGAGCCGGCAGCGCTCCATCACGGTGTCAGCGACCTTGAGCGACACCTACACGCTCGGAGAAGCGATAGACTGGCTGGACAGCTATGCCCGCGCCGAACTGCCCGCTGACATGGCAACCGAATATGTCGGCAGCGCGCGCGAGTTTCTGGAATCCAACAATGCGATGCTGTTTGCGTTCGGCATGGCGTTGCTGATCGTGTTCCTGGTGCTGGCGGCGCAGTTTGAAAGCTTCATCCAGCCGCTTATCATCATGCTCACCGTACCGCTGGCCGTCGCGGGCGGATTGTTCGGCCTCTACATGGCCGGATCGTCGCTGAATATCTATTCACAGATCGGATTGATCATTCTGGTGGGGCTGGCGGCGAAGAACGGCATTCTGATCGTGGAATTTGCCAACCAGATGCGCGAGGAGGGCATGAGCGTTGCCGAGGCGACGCTGGAGGCCGCGGCCACGCGCTTCCGTCCCATCCTGATGACGGGTATCTCCACCGCCATTGGCGCGTTTCCGCTGGTCATGGCCTACGGGCCGGGCTCGGAAAGCCGCATCACCATTGGCGTGGTGATCTTTACCGGCGTGCTGGTGGCAACGCTGTTCACCCTGTTCGTGGTGCCGACCGCCTATGCGGTGTTTGGCAAATACACCAAGACGCCGAACTGGGTGTCGCGCCAGCTGGAGAAGGAAGCGCGCGAGCGCGGCCAGAGCCTTGGCGGCTCCGGCACGATCCAGCAGCCCGCCGAGTAG
- a CDS encoding efflux RND transporter periplasmic adaptor subunit → MRRAIFLIVVAILFAGMAAAVVVRAVSQNSGGGGQMRGMATPVALYEVEPRSFADIVEALGTANANESVLVTAKISDTISRIHFDSGQHVAAGDILVELRDAEEVAGLSEARASLREAQQELVRIRDLTERGVAPRSRLEEIQANAERARARVAALEARVDDRLIRAPFDGVVGLRAVSLGQLVRPGDTIAQLDDTSVIKLDFTLPERFLATVSAGMEIVALTSAFSGEEFAGLITQIDSRIDPATRAVTVRAEIDNADGRLRPGLLMTVQVRRDPRTRPSVPETAITRLRDQVFVYTVSQDEAGHYAVQREIRVGARSEGFLEVLEGIENGTVIVRQGVHRIRDGARISPREDGDGRRTASNAVAAASAGAAAGSAQR, encoded by the coding sequence ATGCGCCGTGCCATTTTCCTGATTGTCGTAGCCATCCTGTTCGCCGGCATGGCGGCTGCGGTAGTCGTGCGGGCCGTGTCGCAGAATTCAGGCGGCGGCGGTCAGATGCGCGGCATGGCAACGCCGGTCGCCCTCTATGAGGTTGAACCGCGCAGCTTTGCCGACATAGTCGAGGCGCTGGGTACGGCCAATGCCAATGAGTCGGTGCTGGTGACGGCGAAGATTTCCGACACCATTTCGCGCATCCACTTCGATTCAGGCCAGCATGTCGCCGCCGGTGACATTCTCGTTGAGCTGCGCGATGCCGAGGAAGTGGCCGGCCTGTCGGAGGCACGTGCATCGCTTCGCGAGGCGCAGCAGGAGCTGGTGCGCATCCGTGACCTGACAGAGCGCGGTGTCGCGCCCCGCTCGCGGCTTGAAGAAATCCAGGCGAACGCTGAGCGTGCCCGCGCCCGCGTTGCGGCGCTGGAGGCCCGCGTTGATGACCGGCTCATCCGTGCGCCTTTCGATGGCGTGGTTGGCCTGCGCGCGGTCAGCCTCGGCCAGCTGGTACGTCCCGGTGACACGATTGCGCAGCTGGATGATACGTCTGTCATCAAGCTCGATTTCACCTTGCCGGAGCGCTTTCTGGCCACCGTTTCGGCGGGCATGGAAATCGTCGCGCTGACATCGGCTTTTTCCGGAGAAGAGTTTGCCGGCCTGATTACCCAGATTGACAGCCGTATCGATCCTGCCACGCGGGCGGTAACCGTGAGGGCGGAGATCGACAATGCTGACGGGCGCTTGCGGCCCGGCCTGCTGATGACCGTTCAGGTGCGCCGCGATCCGCGCACCCGCCCGTCCGTACCTGAAACAGCGATCACCCGCCTGCGCGACCAGGTGTTCGTTTACACCGTGTCACAGGACGAGGCGGGTCATTATGCCGTGCAGCGGGAAATCCGCGTCGGCGCGCGCTCTGAGGGTTTCCTGGAAGTGCTCGAAGGTATCGAGAACGGAACAGTCATTGTGCGTCAGGGCGTACACCGCATCCGCGATGGCGCGCGAATCTCACCGCGTGAAGATGGGGACGGGCGTCGCACGGCGAGCAATGCCGTTGCGGCTGCGTCTGCGGGAGCCGCCGCCGGGAGCGCGCAGCGATGA
- a CDS encoding class II aldolase/adducin family protein: protein MDDQASISVKDQVSAEEWKARCDLAALYRLVFMHGWDDLFFTHISMRVPGPEEHFLLNPFGLLFEDVTASNLVKIDLEGNVLPPSQYGINPAGFTIHSAIHHARPDVKVIMHLHTDQGVAVSAQKRGLLPISQSAMTVMKDVAYHGYEGIALEEDEKERLVADLGGKNLMILNNHGTLTTGDHPFSCYVRMYMLERACKMQTMAQGAELVEWGKDMQDRVYSQGEQAFTNEFFKEIAWAALRGRVDRQSPGYDA, encoded by the coding sequence ATGGACGATCAGGCCAGTATCTCGGTAAAGGATCAGGTTTCAGCCGAGGAATGGAAGGCGCGCTGCGATCTGGCCGCGCTTTACCGGCTCGTCTTCATGCATGGCTGGGACGATCTGTTCTTCACCCACATCTCCATGCGCGTGCCGGGACCGGAGGAGCATTTCCTGCTCAACCCGTTCGGCCTGCTGTTTGAGGATGTGACGGCGTCCAACCTTGTAAAGATTGACCTGGAGGGCAATGTCCTGCCGCCCAGCCAGTACGGGATCAACCCGGCCGGTTTTACCATCCACTCCGCCATTCATCATGCGCGCCCGGACGTGAAGGTAATCATGCACCTGCACACCGATCAGGGTGTGGCGGTGTCTGCGCAGAAGCGTGGGCTCTTGCCGATTTCGCAGAGCGCCATGACCGTGATGAAGGATGTCGCCTATCACGGCTACGAGGGCATCGCTCTGGAAGAGGATGAGAAGGAGCGTCTGGTGGCCGATCTTGGCGGCAAGAACCTGATGATCCTCAATAATCACGGCACGCTGACCACGGGCGACCATCCCTTCTCGTGCTATGTCCGCATGTACATGCTGGAGCGCGCCTGCAAGATGCAGACAATGGCGCAGGGCGCAGAGCTGGTTGAATGGGGCAAGGACATGCAGGACCGGGTCTATTCCCAGGGCGAGCAGGCCTTCACCAACGAGTTCTTCAAGGAAATCGCATGGGCGGCCCTGCGTGGCCGTGTTGATCGTCAGTCGCCGGGGTATGACGCTTAA
- the egtB gene encoding ergothioneine biosynthesis protein EgtB gives MAIETAVMAPADPGHAMRAHLIGRFQALRSRSTALTSPLSAEDMGAQTMEDVSPSKWHLAHTSWFWETFLLEPHLPGYEAFDPRFGYLFNSYYEALGDRQPRAARGHITRPGIAHVMAYRAHVDEAMEHLLESCGEADLERIAALTETGIAHEEQHQELILTDIKHVLSVNPFGEIYSEPASLTVQPGALAGWLEFAGGLDEFGAGDGGFAFDNEGPRHKAWLAPFALSTHCVTNAQYAEFIADGGYDTASLWLSDGWARVQAEGRRCPLYWRGGAREWREFTLHGERELDASAPVSHLDYFEASAFAEWTGYRLPEEREWELAARQFDATSARAMTPDGWLHPASADQANLFGGVWQWTRSAYAPYPGYRAQGGAIGEYNGKFMCGQFVLKGGSALTPPGHVRASYRNFFPPQAQWQMTGLRLAKDLTS, from the coding sequence ATGGCAATTGAAACCGCTGTCATGGCCCCTGCTGATCCGGGGCATGCCATGCGCGCGCACCTGATCGGGCGCTTTCAGGCGCTCCGCTCGCGCTCTACCGCGCTGACATCGCCTCTGTCGGCTGAGGATATGGGCGCGCAGACCATGGAGGATGTGTCCCCATCCAAATGGCATCTGGCCCATACCAGCTGGTTCTGGGAGACTTTCCTGCTGGAGCCGCACCTGCCGGGTTATGAGGCTTTTGATCCGCGCTTTGGCTATCTGTTCAATTCCTATTACGAGGCGCTGGGCGACCGGCAGCCGCGCGCCGCGCGCGGTCATATCACCCGGCCGGGCATTGCCCATGTCATGGCCTATCGCGCCCATGTAGACGAGGCGATGGAGCACCTTCTGGAGAGTTGCGGGGAGGCTGATCTGGAACGGATCGCCGCACTGACTGAAACCGGCATCGCCCATGAGGAGCAGCATCAGGAACTGATCCTGACCGACATCAAGCATGTGCTGAGCGTCAATCCGTTTGGCGAAATCTATAGCGAGCCGGCATCTCTGACCGTTCAACCCGGCGCGCTGGCCGGCTGGCTGGAGTTTGCCGGCGGGCTGGATGAATTCGGGGCCGGGGATGGCGGGTTTGCGTTTGACAATGAAGGGCCGCGCCATAAGGCATGGCTGGCACCTTTTGCGCTGTCCACCCATTGCGTGACTAATGCCCAGTATGCCGAATTCATTGCCGATGGCGGATATGATACCGCCTCGTTGTGGCTGTCTGACGGCTGGGCGCGGGTGCAGGCAGAGGGGCGGCGCTGCCCGCTCTACTGGCGCGGCGGCGCGCGCGAATGGCGCGAGTTTACCCTGCATGGCGAGCGGGAGCTGGACGCGTCGGCGCCTGTCAGCCATCTCGATTATTTCGAGGCCAGCGCCTTTGCCGAATGGACCGGCTATCGCCTGCCGGAGGAACGCGAATGGGAGCTGGCGGCGCGCCAGTTCGATGCGACAAGCGCCCGCGCCATGACGCCTGATGGCTGGCTGCATCCAGCGTCTGCCGATCAGGCCAATCTGTTTGGCGGGGTGTGGCAATGGACGCGCTCTGCCTATGCGCCCTATCCGGGCTATCGCGCGCAGGGCGGCGCGATTGGCGAGTATAATGGCAAATTCATGTGCGGGCAGTTCGTGCTGAAAGGCGGCTCTGCCCTGACGCCGCCGGGTCATGTCCGCGCCAGCTATCGCAACTTCTTCCCCCCGCAGGCCCAATGGCAGATGACGGGGCTGCGCCTGGCGAAGGACTTGACGAGTTGA
- a CDS encoding NAD kinase: MRLAFHAADRPDALSARNALVERYGDCPLLEADCVIALGGDGCMLDALHAVMGHNIPVYGMNFGSVGFLMNDPVHDDLPAHLEAAETAIIHPLRAKGSNVHGETFESLAINEVSLLRQTRQTAKIRIFIDDIERMEELAADGVLVSTPAGSTAYNFSAHGPILPIDASLLALTPISAFRPRRWRGALLSHASTVKFDVIEPVHRPVAAVADNREFRDVKSVTIAESDDVTLTMLFDAGRALDERIILEQFTS, translated from the coding sequence ATGCGCCTGGCCTTCCACGCCGCTGACCGGCCCGACGCGCTGAGCGCACGCAACGCGCTGGTGGAGCGCTATGGCGATTGCCCGCTACTGGAAGCAGACTGCGTGATTGCGCTGGGCGGAGACGGCTGCATGCTCGATGCGCTGCATGCCGTGATGGGCCACAACATTCCCGTTTACGGGATGAATTTCGGCTCGGTCGGCTTTCTGATGAATGATCCGGTGCATGACGATCTGCCCGCGCATCTTGAGGCTGCCGAGACCGCGATCATCCATCCTTTACGGGCCAAAGGCTCCAATGTGCATGGAGAGACGTTTGAATCGCTGGCCATCAACGAGGTCTCGCTGCTGCGCCAGACCCGCCAGACCGCCAAAATCCGCATATTCATCGACGATATCGAGCGCATGGAGGAGCTGGCAGCCGACGGGGTGCTGGTCTCCACGCCAGCGGGCTCGACCGCCTACAATTTCTCGGCCCACGGCCCCATCCTGCCGATTGATGCCAGCCTCTTGGCCCTCACCCCTATCAGCGCCTTCCGTCCGCGGCGCTGGCGCGGGGCTTTGCTCAGCCATGCCAGCACCGTGAAGTTCGACGTGATAGAGCCGGTTCACCGTCCGGTTGCCGCCGTCGCAGACAATCGCGAGTTTCGCGATGTGAAGTCTGTGACCATCGCCGAATCCGATGATGTGACGCTTACCATGCTGTTTGACGCCGGCCGGGCGCTGGATGAACGCATTATCCTCGAGCAGTTCACGTCCTAG